DNA sequence from the Deinococcus depolymerans genome:
CGCAGCCCTGCAAGTCGACTCGGATTGAACGGCTTTATAAGCCATTTAATCCAAGCGGATGCGACTCGGAGAGCTGCGCCGCAGAGGAGGAGAGAAACGCCCCTCCGGACGTGGAATTAACAGATCGGTGGTGTGCCGATCTGTCAACGAAATAAACGGAATCCGTCTTACTGCTCGCGCAGACGTTCCACGCGCAGCATGTTGGTCGTGCCGCGCACGCCGAACGGCACCCCCGCCGTGATCACGTACCGGTCCCCCATCTCGGCCAGGCCGCTGCGACGCAGCTCGTCGTTCGCGATGCGGACCATGTCGTCGGTGTTGCGGGGATCCTCGCTCAGGACCGGCACGACGCCCCACGAGAGTGCCAGCTGGTTGCGGGTCTGCTCGTTGGGCGTCAGGGCCAGGATCGCCAGCGGGGGGCGGTTCTTGGCGATACGGGACGCCGCGCCGCCCGTGCTCGTGAAGGTCACGATGGCCGGGGAATCCAGCTTCTCGCCGATGTTGCACGCGGCGTACGCGATGGAATCCTGCGCGAGTTCCGTGTCGATCACCAGCTGGCGCTGCAGCATCTTGTAGTGCTCGCTGCCCTCGGCTTCACGGGCGATGGCGTCCATCATGGCAACCGACTCGACCGGGTACAGCCCGGCGGCGGATTCGGCCGACAGCATGACGGCGTCCGTGCCGTCGTAGATGGCGTTCGCCACGTCGGAGGCCTCGGCGCGGGTGGGGCGGGGCAGGCCGATCATGCTCTCGAGCATCTGCGTGGCCGTGATCACGGGCTTGCCCGCCTCGCGGCACATGCGGATGATGCGTTTCTGGATGGTCGGCACCTGCTCGGGGCGCATCTCGACGCCCAGGTCACCGCGGGCGACCATGATGCCGTCCACTTCCTTGAGGATGTCCTCGAAGCGGTCCACCGCCTGCGGTTTCTCGATCTTGGCCATCAGCTTGGCGCGGCTGCCGAAACGGGACATGTAGTGCCGGGCCAGCAGCAGGTCGTCGCGGGAACGCACGAAGCTCAGCGCCACCCAGTCCACGCCCAGTTCCGCGCCGAACTCCATGTCCTGCACGTCCTTCTCGGACAGCGCGGGCACGCTCAGGTCGGCCTCTGGCACGTTGATGCCCTTGTTGTTCTTCAGGACGCCGCCGATCACGACGGTCGTCATGACGTCGTTGCCGCGTACGCCCTCGACGCGCAGCGACATGTTGCCGTCGTCGAGCAGCAGGGTCATGCCGGCGTGAACGTCACGGGCGAGGTCCTTGTAGGTGGTGCCCACGCGGGTCTCGT
Encoded proteins:
- the pyk gene encoding pyruvate kinase, translated to MKQIDRATKIVATVGPASRSPEVLSRMIDAGLNVVRMNFSHGDREDHRQTLQMVRELAAKKGVTIGILQDLQGPKIRVARFKDGSVTLAPGDKFTITMDDVEGDETRVGTTYKDLARDVHAGMTLLLDDGNMSLRVEGVRGNDVMTTVVIGGVLKNNKGINVPEADLSVPALSEKDVQDMEFGAELGVDWVALSFVRSRDDLLLARHYMSRFGSRAKLMAKIEKPQAVDRFEDILKEVDGIMVARGDLGVEMRPEQVPTIQKRIIRMCREAGKPVITATQMLESMIGLPRPTRAEASDVANAIYDGTDAVMLSAESAAGLYPVESVAMMDAIAREAEGSEHYKMLQRQLVIDTELAQDSIAYAACNIGEKLDSPAIVTFTSTGGAASRIAKNRPPLAILALTPNEQTRNQLALSWGVVPVLSEDPRNTDDMVRIANDELRRSGLAEMGDRYVITAGVPFGVRGTTNMLRVERLREQ